taaaaatccaagccaggctgcagctcaggaattCCTGAAACATCCCAGAAAATCCATCCAGCCACgagaaaatgagaattaaagAAATGGAGATTGAAAGAGTTGAAtatattgctttaaaaaataaatttaaactcAAATCAGCTCCCTGAGGGTGATTTTTAAACCTCCTTTGTTATGGAAATTGTGATTTATGGAAATCCTGCTGGGATTGCAGAGGAATTATGGAAATCCTGTTGAGATTTCAGAGTTATGGAAATTCTGGGGGAATTCCACAGTTATGGGAATTctgctggaaattaaaaataaaaaataaataaaaagaaagggggaaattttaaaaaggaaaatagaataaattttaaaaggaggATGGGAAATGTTCAGAGGGGGAATGGGATTTATCccaaagcccagctgggagggaaggatcTGCCAGGATTCCTCCAGGTTCCACTGCACACAAAATTCCCGAGCAGGGACATCGAGCAGAGCCCGGcctgagctcctgcccctgccaaaATCTGCTAAAATCCACCAAAATCTGCTAAAATCCACCAAAATCTGCTAAAATCTGCTAAAATCTGCCAAAATCCACGGAACCCCAGAGCCACATCCCCACAGCAGAATCTGAAAcaccaaaatcccaaattccaaaCCTCAAAAACCAAAATTCCAAACGCCAAAAACCAAAATTCCAAAAGCCAAAATGCCAACCCCCAAACACCAAACCCCTGAAATttcaaaccccaaaatcccgaCAACCAAAACTCCAAACCCTAAAAttccaaaccccaaattccaaatcccaaaatcccaaaccccaaaatcccaaaaccccAACATTAAAACCCCAGCACCAAATTCCCAAACCCCATAATTTCAAATCCcgaaatttcaaatttcaaaccccaaaatcccaaaccccaaatcccaaaatcccaaattaaaACCCCAGCACCAAAATTCCAAACCCCATAATTTCAAACCCCAAAATTTCAAATCCCGAAATTTCAAACttcaaaccccaaaacccaccccaaccccaaaccaaccccaaaNNNNNNNNNNNNNNNNNNNNNNNNNNNNNNNNNNNNNNNNNNNNNNNNNNNNNNNNNNNNNNNNNNNNNNNNNNNNNNNNNNNNNNNNNNNNNNNNNNNNNNNNNNNNNNNNNNNNNNNNNNNNNNNNNNNNNNNNNNNNNNNNNNNNNNNNNNNNNNNNNNNNNNNNNNNNNNNNNNNNNNNNNNNNNNNNNNNNNNNNNNNNNNNNNNNNNNNNNNNNNNNNNNNNNNNNNNNNNNNNNNNNNNNNNNNNNNNNNNNNNNNNNNNNNNNNNNNNNNNNNNNNNNNNNNNNNNNNNNNNNNNNNNNNNNNNNNNNNNNNNNNNNNNNNNNNNNNNNNNNNNNNNNNNNNNNNNNNNNNNNNNNNNNNNNNNNNNNNNNNNNNNNNNNNNNNNNNNNNNNNNNNNNNNNNNNNNNNNNNNNNNNNNNNNNNNNNNNNNNNNNNNNNNNNNNNNNNNNNNNNNNNNNNNNNNNNNNNNNNNNNNNNNNNNNNNNNNNNNNNCCCCAACCTTCAGGGACTTGAAGCTGAACTTTGcattaaataattccattttttaagtgacaaaatatctaaaaaatggggattttgcccaaatcttcatttattttactatAAAATTTAACCATTTCGCTGCCAATGAACCTGTGGGCTCCTGGATGAGGCAGATCCTTTAGAGGGCCAGGACCAGGCCCAACCTTCAGGGACTTGAAGCTGAACTTTGcattaaataattccattttttaagtgacaaaatatctaaaaaatggggattttgcccaaatcttcatttattttactataaaatttaaatatttgagtgCCCACTGATTTGGGCTCCTGGATGAGGCAGATCCTTTAGAGGGCCAGGACCAGGCCCACCCTCAGGCACTTGGAGCTGAACTTTGGATTGAAGAAATCCGATGTTTTAAATGACAATGCACCcaaaaatggggatttttacTCAAatcatcttttatttctgtataaaaGTGAACTATTTCACTGCCAACCCACCTTTGGGCTCCTGGGTGAGGCAGATCCTTTAGGAGGCCGGGATCAGGCCCACCCTCAGGGACTTGGAGCTGACCCTTTTGCATTAAACAAATACCATTTTTTAAGTGACAATACACCTaaaaaaatggtgatttttACTCAAatcatcttttatttctgtataaaaGTGAACTATTTCACTGCCAACCCACCTTTGGGCTCCTGGGTGAGGCAGATCCTTTAGGAGGCCGGGATCAGGCCCACCCTCAGGGACTTGGAGCTGACCCGTTTGCATTAAACAAATACCATTTTTTAAGTGACAATACACCTaaaaaaatggtgatttttACTCAAatcatcttttatttctgtataaaaGTGAACTATTTCACTGCCAACCCACCTTTGGGCTCCTGGGTGAAGCAGATCCTTTAGGAGGCCGGGATCAGGCCCACCCTCAGGGACTTGGAGCTGACCCTTTTGCATTAAACAAATACCATTTTTTAAGTGACAATACACCTAAAAAATGGTGATTTTTACTCAAATcatctttatttctgtataaaaGTGAACTATTTCACTGCCAACCCACCTTTGGGCTCCTGGGTGAGGCAGATCCTTTAGGAGGCCAGGATCAGGCCCACCCTCAGGCACTTGGAGCTGACCCGTTTGCATTAAACAAATACCATTTTTTAAGTGACAATACACCTAAAATAATGGGGATTTTTACTCAAatcctcttttatttctgtaaaaaagtTAACTATTTCACCGCCAACCTACATTTGGGCTCCTGGATGAGGCAGATCCTTTTGTGGGCCGGGATCAGGCCCACCCTCAGGGACTTGGAGCTGACCCGTTTGCATTAAATAAACCCGTTTGCCATTTTAAAGCTACACCACctaaaaaatcaggattttttccccaaatccccctctATTTTACTATAAAATTGAACCATTTGGGTGCCCACTGACCTTTGGGCTCCTGGATGAGGCAGATCCTTTAGGAGGCCGGGATCAGGCCCACCCTCAGGCACTTGGAGCTGAACTTTGCATTGAAGAAATCTAATGTTTTAAGTGACAATGCACCcaaaaatggggatttttacCCAAATTTCATACAGAATTCAACCATTTCACTGCCAACCCACCTTTGGGCTCCTGGGTGAGGCAGATCCTTTAGGAGGCCAGGATCAGGCCCACCCTCAGGCACTTGGAGCTGACCCTTTTGAAAGCAACCCCACCtaaaaaatggggattttttcccaaatcccCCTCTATTTTACTATAAAATTGAACCATTTGGGTGCCCACTGACCTTTGGGCTCCTGGATGAGGCAGATCCTTTTGGGGGCCGGGATCAGGCCCACCCTCAGGGACTTGGAGCTGACCCGTTTGCGGGGGAAGCGCGCGCCGGGGCCTGGGCCGGGGGGTGCCTGTGTCGACAGATTTGGGACAGCGCCgtcagaggggctggagagctgcactTCACCTCCTGACACCTCCTCTCCTGCCATGGACACCACATCTTCCTCTAGCTTTGTCACCCTTCTACCTGCTGCCACgtcctcctcatcatcctcatcctcctcatcagCTTGGGAGGGTTCAAACTcagcttcttcttcctcttcttcttcttcttcttcttcctcctcttcttcctcctcgtcctcctcggtgtccagggctgtccctgcagctctggcagcttcTGCAGCCTCGGGGCTGAAGGTGATGGAGGGACAGAGCTCCAGGACTTTCATGCGGTAGAATTTGAAGGCGGGGCTGGTTTGGTCCTGCAGGAACCTGGGTGAGGAAAGGGGAGGTGACGAATGAAAATaaggggggagggaaaagggaagaaaagtgaCGGGGGGACAaagtgaggggggaaaaagtagAGGGGGGAAACGTGAGGGGGGAAAAGTGAGGGGGGAAAAGTGAGGGGGGAAaagtgaggggggaaaaggaagggggaaagtGAGGGGGGAAAGtgaggggggggaaaaaggggaaaaacaggaaaggaggggggaaaaaaggggaaaaatgagaggggaagaggggaggaaagtgaggaggggggaaaaggggaaaagtgcGGcgagggaagaggggaaaagtgaggggggaaaaaaggggaaaagtgaggggggaaaggggaaaaagtgagggggggaaaagggggaaagtgaggggggaaaagggggaaaagtgaggggggaaaagggggaaaagggatgggggggaaaggagggggaaaagagggggagaaaagggggagggaaaagtgaggggggaaaagggggaaaagggaggggggaaaagcgGGGAAaagtgaggggggaaaagggggaaaagtgagaggggaaaagggggaaacgtgaggggggagaggagggaaaagtgAGGGGGGAaagtgaggggggaaaaaggggaaatgaagggggaaaaaggggaaaatgagggggggggaaggggaaaaatgagggggggaagggggaacaatgggagggggggaaagggggaaaatataGGGGGGAAaactgaggggggaaaaatgagGGGGAATAAAGGTAAAAATGCAGGGGAAATAAGGTTAAAAAGCCAGAGCAATAAGGTGAAAAAATCAAGTGGAAACCAGGTCAAAAATGCAGGGGAAATAAGGGTAAAAATGGAGGGGGATAAGGTCAAAGTCCAGGGGAAATAAGGTCCAAAATCCAAGCAAAACGAGGTCAAAAATCCAGGGGTAATAAGGTAAAAAATCCAGGGTAAAATAAGGTCAAAAAGCCAgagaaataaggagaaaaatctaAGGAAAACAAGGTCAAAAATGCAGGGGAAATATGGGGAAAAATCCAGGGGAAAATAAGGACAAAAATGCAGGGGAATATGGTGAAAGTCCAGGGGAATAAGGTCAAAAGTGCAAGGGAAAAATGGTCAAAAATGCAGGGGAAACAAGGtcaaaaagacagagaaataagGTGAAAAATCCAGGGGAAATAAGGtgaaaaatccaaggaaaacaaGGCCCAAAAGCCAGGGGAAATAAGGTGAAAAATCCAGAGAAATCAGGTCCAAAATCCAAGGAAATGAAGGTGAAATGAATTCATTGGAATCATGTTGAAAATTCCCAATTCCAGGGCTCAGCTTGGTGATTAGgcacaaaaataaatcaagaattCAATATATTTATGcagaaatgtttggtttttttctcagctaTTTCAGCTATTCACCAGGAATGCAGGTGCTGAGTTCCTAAATCCCCAAATTCAGGtttggagcaggaatgggaggagcagggactcACCAGAGCTCGGGGTTATCTGCACTGTTGTCAATGCTGAACTGCTCAATCTCTGGCCCTACCTGAGCCACAAACCTGGCCAGCTTCTCTGCAGTCTCCATGGTTTTGGCATCCACTGCAAGGAGCAAAAATGTCCTGGTGAGAAAGGGCAGGAGGCTGAGAGCCTCAAAattcagcactgcagaaatggGGCTGGGCTTCCCAGCACGAATTCCTTTTGTGGGTTGCAGaaaacatttggtttttttggtttttttttttttctggacacAATTTAACATTCCCAATTGAATattcccaaaattcctgttTGTTTCCCCTGCTGTAATTTCAATTCCCAATCTAACCCCTGTTTGTTTCCCTGCTATAATTTCAATTCCCAATCTAACCCTGTTTGTTTCCCTGCTATAATTTAAAATTCCCCCTCTAAccccattttattttccctgctaTAATTCCAATTCCCCCTCTAAccccattttattttccctggaTATAATTCCAATTCCCAATCTAACCCCATGTTAATTTTGTCCCTGCTATAATTTCAATTCCCAATCTAACccctgtttgtttttcctggatATAATTCCCAATCTAACCCTAGTTTATTTTCCCTGGATATAATCCCAATTCCCCCCCTAccccattttattttccccggatataatttaaaattcccAATCTAAccccattttattttccctggaTATAATCCCAATTCCCACTCTAACCCCATGTTAATTTTCCCCTGCTATAATTTCAATTCCCAATCTAAccctgtttgtttttcctggatATAATTCCCAATCTAACCCCAGTTTATTTTCCCGggatataatttaaaattcctaATCTAAccccattttattttccttgctaTAATTCCAATTCCCACTCTAAccccattttattttctcttgatataatttaaaattcccACTCTAACCCCATTTTATTTCCCCTGCTCCAGTCCCAGttccccagccccactcaccaTCAGCAAACTGCGACCCCAGCgctggcaggagctcaggctctgctcttcTTTCTGCTGCCACGGgcacctgggagctgctgctggcacctgggggggcacagctggcacctgggggggcacagctggcaccttggggggcacagctggcaccttggggggcacagctggcacccaggccaggctgggccaggccagGCTCTGCACCAGGAACCTTTTGgtctggctgctccagccctgtgccagctgccacaTTTTGGTCTGGCTGTTTcactcctgtgccagctgccacaTTTTGGTCTGGCTGTTTcattcctgtgccagctgccacaTTTTGGTCTGGCTGTTTCATTCTTGTGCCAGCTGACAGATTTTGGTCTGGCTGTTTCATTCTTGTGCCAGCTGACACATTTTTGTCTGAGTGTTTtagccctgtgccagctgccacaTTTTGGTCTGGCTGTTTcattcctgtgccagctgccacaTTTTGGTCTGGCTgttccagccctgtgccagctgggaggTTTTGGTCAGGCTGTTTcactcctgtgccagctgggaggTTTTGGTCAGGGTGTTTCATTCTTGTGCCAGCTGACAGATTTTGGTCAGGCTGTTTcactcctgtgccagctgccacaTTTTGGTCAGGCTGTTTCACTCCTGTGCCAGCTGACAGATTTTGATCTGGCTGTTTCACTCCTGTGCCAGCTGACAGATTTTTGTCTGAGTATTTcactcctgtgccagctgggagaTTCTGATCTGGCTGTTTcactcctgtgccagctgggagaTTCTGATCTGGCTGTTTCACTCCTGCGCCAGCTGGGAGAATTTTCTCTGAGTGTtccacccctgtgccagctgcaagGTTTTGGTCTGGCTGTTTcattcctgtgccagctgccagaTTCTGgtctggctgctccagccctgtgccagctgacAGATTTTTGTCTGAGTGTTTcactcctgtgccagctgggagaTTCTGGTGTGGCTGTTTcactcctgtgccagctgccagaTTTTTGTCTGGCTGTTTcactcctgtgccagctgccagcagggtcTGGGTGCCAGTGCTtgccctcctcaccctcctggCACGGGCAGAGACCAgcccaggtttttttttcctcttgaaaagTCTCCTTTTGATGCTGGCCACCCTCCTGGCATAGAGCATGGCCCTCAGGGactctggggctgctgcctcccctgccaggctgctcctctgcacctCAGACAGCCTCAGCCTGTAGTACTTGTACTCCAGACTGTCCTCATCACACAGGAACCtgagaaacacagggaaaaaaggagaaatctgATTAAAATCTCAATATTGACAGTCTCAGCCTGTGGTATTTGTACTCCAGACTGTCCTCATCACACAGGAACCtgagaaacacagggaaaaaaggagaaatctgATTAAAATCTCAATATTGACAGTCTCAGCCTGTGGTATTTGTACTCCAGGCTCTCCTCATCACACAGGAATCtgagaaacacaagaaaaaaggaaaaatctaattaaaatcTCAATATTGACAGCCTCAGATTTATGGTCTTCAGCACACAGGAATCtgagaaacacagggaaaaaagagaaatctgattAAAATCTCCATTTTTACAGCCTCAGCCTGTGGTATTTGTACTCCAGGCTCTCCTCCTCGGAGAGGAACctgagaaacacaggaaaaagggagaaatctGATTAAAATCTCAATATCTACAGCCTCAGATTTGTGGTCTTCAGCACACAGGGATCtgagaaacacagggaaaaaagagaaatctgattAAAATCTCCATTTTTACAGCCTCAGCCTGTGGTATTTGTACTCCAGGCTCTCCTCCTCGGAGAGGAACctgagaaacacaggaaaaaaaggagaaatctgATTAAAATCTCAATATCTACAGCCTCAGATTTATGGTCTTCAGCACACAGGAACCtgagaaacacagggaaaaaagagaaatctgattAAAATCTCCATTTTTACAGCCTCAGTCTCAGATGTGTACTCCTCCTCACACAGGAACctgagaaacacaggaaaaaaggagaaatctgATTAAAATCTCCATTTTTACAGCCTCAGCCTGTGGTATTTGCATTCCTTGTCACACAGGAacctgagaaaaaaaggagaaatctgCTGAAAATCTCCATTTTTGAAGTGAAAGCCCCCGAGCCTCCCAGTTTGTTCATTTTTCCAGGTGTTCAGCACGAGGCTGAGCAGGTTTTTCTGGGATCAAGGGAAGAAATCATTGACAGGAATTTATCAGctcctccttttttccaatattttccCTGGAATTCTAAACCCTGGGTGTCTCCCTCAGCTGGATTTGCTCCTAAAATGtaaattcctttgaaaaaacTTGAATTTGGAGCATTATTGGCACATCAAAGCAACAACACCAACACCAGGATCATTTCTAGGGATAATTAAcaccaggaaaatattttccccctaaaaatcaaaataaataaaattttaaaaaccctaaaaaataaaaaaaaactctaaaaatttattaaaaaaccgaaataaatttaaaaaacctaaataaattaaaaaaacctaaaggaattaaaaaaacctaaataaatttttaaaaaacttaaataaattaaaaaaaaccgaaataaatttaaaaaacctaataaatttaaaaaaacctaaataaatttaaaaaaataaactaaataaatttttaaaaaaccctaaaaaaaacctaaagcaaaaattaataaaagattaaaataaaatacacaacAAGCTTTGATCATTGCCATTAAATGAAGGGAAGTTTTAATGAATTTAATGCAAATTTGCCAAGCAGTTCCCAAACACCCACCAATATTCAGGAGAGTTTTTCTGGGCATTCCTGTCCTTGGCAGACAAAGTTCCTGCCACGATGCTGCTCACCAGCTGCTCAATTGTTTCCAGAACCTTCCTGTCAGCTCgttggggggctgtggggagaaataaatcccattaaaaccccccccaaaaaaaaaaaatatatataaatgtaaatataaatgtaataaatgtaaatataaatgtaaatgtaaatgtaaatgtaaattaaatgtaaatataaataaaatataaataaataaatataaatataaataaaataaacatataaataaaatataaataaaaataaaatataaataaaatataaatccccccccaaaaaaaatcccaaactttattatttaattaaaaacacatCCCAGGCAAGTGGAATCTTCtttaaaaaggcaatttttaatGCAGCCTTTTAAGGGAGATTTTGTGGAAAATCAGTTTATTTGAGTGCTGCTCTGAAGGGGCTGGGTGAGAAATTTTCAACCATTTGGTGCCAGTGCTGCAAAAGCTCCCTGAGAAAGGAGCTGAGGCTCAAGAAAAAAAACGGATTTTTAGgattaattaggaaaaaaacaggaataattaggaaaaaacacaggatgaatttaaaaaaaacaggattaattaggaaaaaataggattaattaggaaaaaataggattaattaggaaaaaaataggattaattaggaaaaaaacaggaataattagaaaaaaaaacaggaataattaggaaaaaaccaggatgaattaggaaaaaataggaTTAATTAGGAAAAAGCCAGGATGAATTAGGAAAAACCCCATGAATTAAGGATGTTTTAGGCAGGAGGAAGCACTGGCCCAGCTCAGGGATGGGATTTGAACACCTCCAAGGGAATGCACCTGGATCTGATCAAAGGGCTGATGGTGGCTTCCCCTCATTTGcatatatgcaaatatttacTCTGAATTTAAGGCAGTTCCAGGTTGGTCCTGGTTTCCCTGCCTTGAGGTGGTGAAAATCTTGGAttgaagagaggaagagaaggaa
This genomic stretch from Serinus canaria isolate serCan28SL12 chromosome 28, serCan2020, whole genome shotgun sequence harbors:
- the SUGP2 gene encoding SURP and G-patch domain-containing protein 2 isoform X3; the encoded protein is MASRRITRDTFEAVVQDKVKRYRSGAAGEPVHRFPAPSRLPRPRYNESFQPDGRFPHANCQHEDWSQEPGEDYPGENYPGEEYPGENYPGEDYPGENYPGENYPGENYPGPSYRAGSPLLRKENYFHGRFSRPAPREREFGQDYRKFGRAAAPSREFGQHPAPHGREYGQQQREYGQRDREYGQQQDYGPSDCWEAGGQHGAGFGSSELLGDFRSPGMLEEEEYGSVEDQEYEAEDGEFRAAPRRGGVGRGRALRGKRLTRGVLKAKVFKGDLKSPLKKWNVKKAQPGLDPKALEQPLEVAEHPEQRPVPLQQRPSPKLPPHPVAAQRAILRLPKPTHVFRNLNFDLVDKSDIFSTFGMEIIKWAGFHAVRNDAEFSRLFGALFELETETCAKMLASFKCSLRPEHRDYCFFTIKSLQHAALKTPKVDNEFLNMLLDKGAVKTKNCFFEIIKPFDKYIMRLQDRLLKGVTPLLMACNAYELSLKTNGFGNPREMANAFETTVSLCRKSLALLGQTFALASVFRQEKILEAVGLQEMAPAPTAFPNFDDSTLFGREYIENLKAWLEKSGYPIQMKKAEAGSGEQLQTASPEARAPQRADRKVLETIEQLVSSIVAGTLSAKDRNAQKNSPEYWFLCDEDSLEYKYYRLRLSEVQRSSLAGEAAAPESLRAMLYARRVASIKRRLFKRKKKPGLVSARARRVRRASTGTQTLLAAGTGVKQPDKNLAAGTGVKQPHQNLPAGTGVKHSDKNLSAGTGLEQPDQNLAAGTGMKQPDQNLAAGTGVEHSEKILPAGAGVKQPDQNLPAGTGVKQPDQNLPAGTGVKYSDKNLSAGTGVKQPDQNLSAGTGVKQPDQNVAAGTGVKQPDQNLSAGTRMKHPDQNLPAGTGVKQPDQNLPAGTGLEQPDQNVAAGTGMKQPDQNVAAGTGLKHSDKNVSAGTRMKQPDQNLSAGTRMKQPDQNVAAGTGMKQPDQNVAAGTGVKQPDQNVAAGTGLEQPDQKVPGAEPGLAQPGLGASCAPQGASCAPQGASSSSQVPVAAERRAEPELLPALGSQFADVDAKTMETAEKLARFVAQVGPEIEQFSIDNSADNPELWFLQDQTSPAFKFYRMKVLELCPSITFSPEAAEAARAAGTALDTEEDEEEEEEEEEEEEEEEEEAEFEPSQADEEDEDDEEDVAAGRRVTKLEEDVVSMAGEEVSGGEVQLSSPSDGAVPNLSTQAPPGPGPGARFPRKRVSSKSLRVGLIPAPKRICLIQEPKGQWAPKWFNFIVK
- the SUGP2 gene encoding SURP and G-patch domain-containing protein 2 isoform X2, with the translated sequence MASRRITRDTFEAVVQDKVKRYRSGAAGEPVHRFPAPSRLPRPRYNESFQPDGRFPHANCQHEDWSQEPGEDYPGENYPGEEYPGENYPGEDYPGENYPGENYPGENYPGPSYRAGSPLLRKENYFHGRFSRPAPREREFGQDYRKFGRAAAPSREFGQHPAPHGREYGQQQREYGQRDREYGQQQDYGPSDCWEAGGQHGAGFGSSELLGDFRSPGMLEEEEYGSVEDQEYEAEDGEFRAAPRRGGVGRGRALRGKRLTRGVLKAKVFKGDLKSPLKKWNVKKAQPGLDPKALEQPLEVAEHPEQRPVPLQQRPSPKLPPHPVAAQRAILRLPKPTHVFRNLNFDLVDKSDIFSTFGMEIIKWAGFHAVRNDAEFSRLFGALFELETETCAKMLASFKCSLRPEHRDYCFFTIKSLQHAALKTPKVDNEFLNMLLDKGAVKTKNCFFEIIKPFDKYIMRLQDRLLKGVTPLLMACNAYELSLKTNGFGNPREMANAFETTVSLCRKSLALLGQTFALASVFRQEKILEAVGLQEMAPAPTAFPNFDDSTLFGREYIENLKAWLEKSGYPIQMKKAEAGSGEQLQTASPEARAPQRADRKVLETIEQLVSSIVAGTLSAKDRNAQKNSPEYWFLCDEDSLEYKYYRLRLSEVQRSSLAGEAAAPESLRAMLYARRVASIKRRLFKRKKKPGLVSARARRVRRASTGTQTLLAAGTGVKQPDKNLAAGTGVKQPHQNLPAGTGVKHSDKNLSAGTGLEQPDQNLAAGTGMKQPDQNLAAGTGVEHSEKILPAGAGVKQPDQNLPAGTGVKQPDQNLPAGTGVKYSDKNLSAGTGVKQPDQNLSAGTGVKQPDQNVAAGTGVKQPDQNLSAGTRMKHPDQNLPAGTGVKQPDQNLPAGTGLEQPDQNVAAGTGMKQPDQNVAAGTGLKHSDKNVSAGTRMKQPDQNLSAGTRMKQPDQNVAAGTGMKQPDQNVAAGTGVKQPDQNVAAGTGLEQPDQKVPGAEPGLAQPGLGASCAPQGASCAPQGASCAPPGASCAPPGASSSSQVPVAAERRAEPELLPALGSQFADVDAKTMETAEKLARFVAQVGPEIEQFSIDNSADNPELWFLQDQTSPAFKFYRMKVLELCPSITFSPEAAEAARAAGTALDTEEDEEEEEEEEEEEEEEEEEAEFEPSQADEEDEDDEEDVAAGTPRPRPRRALPPQTGQLQVPEGGPDPGPQKDLPHPGAQRSVGTQMVQFYSKIEGDLGKNPHFLGGVAFKRVSSKCLRVGLILAS
- the SUGP2 gene encoding SURP and G-patch domain-containing protein 2 isoform X1 — encoded protein: MASRRITRDTFEAVVQDKVKRYRSGAAGEPVHRFPAPSRLPRPRYNESFQPDGRFPHANCQHEDWSQEPGEDYPGENYPGEEYPGENYPGEDYPGENYPGENYPGENYPGPSYRAGSPLLRKENYFHGRFSRPAPREREFGQDYRKFGRAAAPSREFGQHPAPHGREYGQQQREYGQRDREYGQQQDYGPSDCWEAGGQHGAGFGSSELLGDFRSPGMLEEEEYGSVEDQEYEAEDGEFRAAPRRGGVGRGRALRGKRLTRGVLKAKVFKGDLKSPLKKWNVKKAQPGLDPKALEQPLEVAEHPEQRPVPLQQRPSPKLPPHPVAAQRAILRLPKPTHVFRNLNFDLVDKSDIFSTFGMEIIKWAGFHAVRNDAEFSRLFGALFELETETCAKMLASFKCSLRPEHRDYCFFTIKSLQHAALKTPKVDNEFLNMLLDKGAVKTKNCFFEIIKPFDKYIMRLQDRLLKGVTPLLMACNAYELSLKTNGFGNPREMANAFETTVSLCRKSLALLGQTFALASVFRQEKILEAVGLQEMAPAPTAFPNFDDSTLFGREYIENLKAWLEKSGYPIQMKKAEAGSGEQLQTASPEARAPQRADRKVLETIEQLVSSIVAGTLSAKDRNAQKNSPEYWFLCDEDSLEYKYYRLRLSEVQRSSLAGEAAAPESLRAMLYARRVASIKRRLFKRKKKPGLVSARARRVRRASTGTQTLLAAGTGVKQPDKNLAAGTGVKQPHQNLPAGTGVKHSDKNLSAGTGLEQPDQNLAAGTGMKQPDQNLAAGTGVEHSEKILPAGAGVKQPDQNLPAGTGVKQPDQNLPAGTGVKYSDKNLSAGTGVKQPDQNLSAGTGVKQPDQNVAAGTGVKQPDQNLSAGTRMKHPDQNLPAGTGVKQPDQNLPAGTGLEQPDQNVAAGTGMKQPDQNVAAGTGLKHSDKNVSAGTRMKQPDQNLSAGTRMKQPDQNVAAGTGMKQPDQNVAAGTGVKQPDQNVAAGTGLEQPDQKVPGAEPGLAQPGLGASCAPQGASCAPQGASCAPPGASCAPPGASSSSQVPVAAERRAEPELLPALGSQFADVDAKTMETAEKLARFVAQVGPEIEQFSIDNSADNPELWFLQDQTSPAFKFYRMKVLELCPSITFSPEAAEAARAAGTALDTEEDEEEEEEEEEEEEEEEEEAEFEPSQADEEDEDDEEDVAAGRRVTKLEEDVVSMAGEEVSGGEVQLSSPSDGAVPNLSTQAPPGPGPGARFPRKRVSSKSLRVGLIPAPKRICLIQEPKGQWAPKWFNFIVK
- the SUGP2 gene encoding SURP and G-patch domain-containing protein 2 isoform X4; this translates as MASRRITRDTFEAVVQDKVKRYRSGAAGEPVHRFPAPSRLPRPRYNESFQPDGRFPHANCQHEDWSQEPGEDYPGENYPGEEYPGENYPGEDYPGENYPGENYPGENYPGPSYRAGSPLLRKENYFHGRFSRPAPREREFGQDYRKFGRAAAPSREFGQHPAPHGREYGQQQREYGQRDREYGQQQDYGPSDCWEAGGQHGAGFGSSELLGDFRSPGMLEEEEYGSVEDQEYEAEDGEFRAAPRRGGVGRGRALRGKRLTRGVLKAKVFKGDLKSPLKKWNVKKAQPGLDPKALEQPLEVAEHPEQRPVPLQQRPSPKLPPHPVAAQRAILRLPKPTHVFRNLNFDLVDKSDIFSTFGMEIIKWAGFHAVRNDAEFSRLFGALFELETETCAKMLASFKCSLRPEHRDYCFFTIKSLQHAALKTPKVDNEFLNMLLDKGAVKTKNCFFEIIKPFDKYIMRLQDRLLKGVTPLLMACNAYELSLKTNGFGNPREMANAFETTVSLCRKSLALLGQTFALASVFRQEKILEAVGLQEMAPAPTAFPNFDDSTLFGREYIENLKAWLEKSGYPIQMKKAEAGSGEQLQTASPEARAPQRADRKVLETIEQLVSSIVAGTLSAKDRNAQKNSPEYWFLCDEDSLEYKYYRLRLSEVQRSSLAGEAAAPESLRAMLYARRVASIKRRLFKRKKKPGLVSARARRVRRASTGTQTLLAAGTGVKQPDKNLAAGTGVKQPHQNLPAGTGVKHSDKNLSAGTGLEQPDQNLAAGTGMKQPDQNLAAGTGVEHSEKILPAGAGVKQPDQNLPAGTGVKQPDQNLPAGTGVKYSDKNLSAGTGVKQPDQNLSAGTGVKQPDQNVAAGTGVKQPDQNLSAGTRMKHPDQNLPAGTGVKQPDQNLPAGTGLEQPDQNVAAGTGMKQPDQNVAAGTGLKHSDKNVSAGTRMKQPDQNLSAGTRMKQPDQNVAAGTGMKQPDQNVAAGTGVKQPDQNVAAGTGLEQPDQKVPGAEPGLAQPGLGASCAPPGASCAPPGASSSSQVPVAAERRAEPELLPALGSQFADVDAKTMETAEKLARFVAQVGPEIEQFSIDNSADNPELWFLQDQTSPAFKFYRMKVLELCPSITFSPEAAEAARAAGTALDTEEDEEEEEEEEEEEEEEEEEAEFEPSQADEEDEDDEEDVAAGRRVTKLEEDVVSMAGEEVSGGEVQLSSPSDGAVPNLSTQAPPGPGPGARFPRKRVSSKSLRVGLIPAPKRICLIQEPKGQWAPKWFNFIVK